ACCACCTGGTGATGACCGCCGGCATGACACCCCGGGTCGACGGTGTCCTGCGCCACGCCGGTCGGATCGGTGACGACATAACCCTCGACGAGGGACGTGCAGCCGCTGCCCTCGCGGTGTCCAACGCGGTCTCGGCGGTCGCCGAGCTCCTGGGGTCTACGGATGCGATCGGCCGAGCCCTGCGGATGACCGTCTACGTCAACGCCGTCGACGGCTTCACCGATCACAGCCGAGTCGCCGACGGCGCCTCGCAACAGCTGGTGACCCTGCTCGGCGAGGAGCGGGGAGCCGTGGTGCGAAGCGCCGTCGGTGTGGCGTCCCTGCCCGGCGGGGCCTGCGTCGAGGTCGAGCTGACCTGTCTTCGCTGACCCGGCCGGTGGACGGCCCGGTCAGGCCGGCGGGTTGGCCGCGACGTGCTCGGCGAATGCCGCGAGGGCCGCAGCACCGACAGCCTTGTCCTGCTCACCGTTGCCGCCCGAGACACCGACGGCGCCGACGATCTGACCGTCGTGCTCGATCGGGAACCCACCCACGAAGATCGCGAACTTGCCGGGCAGCATGTGGCTGATCCCGAAGGCCTCGTTGCCGGGCAGCGCCGGTCCGTTCGGCGGCTCGTTGAACAGGTGCGTCGCCCTCTCGTGGCCGGCGGCCGTGAACGCCTTGGCGATCGAGATGTCGACGCCTGTCAGCCTGGCGCCCGGAAGACGGTGCAGGGCGATCACCTGGCCGCTCTCATCCACGACGCAGATGGTCTGCTTGACGCCGATCTCCTCGGCCTTGCGCCGGGCTGCCGCGAGGACGGGGAGGGCGTCGTCCAGGGTGATGCGGTAGATCTTGTGCATGTACAGGCGCTCCTGATGATGTCGGGACGGTGCGGGTTCGGTCAGCCTCCACACTGCCGCATCCCCCGAATCCGGCTCTACGGGCATAGTGCCCGAAGATCGGCCTGCTCCCTGTGAGATGTGCACTGAACGATCTGTCGGTCAGGAGGGCGGCGACAGCTCCTCGTCGAGAGCGCCCACCACGTCGTTCAGCGCGGTGATGTGGTGGGCGAGCCAGACCATGAACTGCGCCTCGGTGGTGCGGACGTCCATCTGCAGCGCACGGGAGGCCCTCTCCAGCTTGTAGAGCATCGTGTTGCGGTGCAGGTGCAGTCGACGAGCCGTGGCGTTGAGGTTTCCGGACTCCTCGATGTAGGCGAGCACGAGCTCCTCGAGGTTGCCGCTCTGGCCGTCCATCCGCTTGAGGGGCGTGAGCATCTCGGCGGCGAACGACTGGCCGGCCGCACTGGTGGCCGCCTCCTCGATCGCGGCGAAGACGCGCAGATCCGCGTACGAGCACACCTCGGCGGCGTTCACCCGTCGAGCGAGGCCATCTGCGGTCCGCGCTTCCCGATAGCTCATGGCCACCCCCATCGCGCCGTTGAACGGACGCCCGTACGAGACCCGCACGTCGTCCCACAGGCGCTGCCGCATGGCGCGATGCAGCTGGGTCCCGAAGGTCATGAGCTCCTCGTTGACCCGTCCGGGGTCGCGGTCCGGACCGCGACGCCCCCTCATCTGCCTGACGACGACCACCATCGACCCGATGATCGCCGTCAGCGTGCACAGGTCGTCCGAAGCCACGGACTGGACGGCTCGCTCGGCCTCCCGGCCGATGCGATGCGCGAAGGCGTCCTGGGGGTTGAACGCCGGCGTGGTCACGATGAAGACCGCGAATCGCCCGTCGACGGGCAACCGATAGTGCTCGGCCCGGGCCACGAGCTCGAGCTGATCGGTGAAACGGCCGTGCAGCAGCGTGTGCACGAAGTCGTTGCGGGCGCGCTCCTCTGCCTCGCGGACCGACTGCATGCGCAGGAGCTCGCTGCCGGTCAGACTCACGCCCTGCTCGATCATCACCCGGTGCTGAGCGAGGTCGTGCTGCGGGACGGGATGCCCGGGCTCGACGAGGATGAGCAAGCCGTAGGGAGCACCGGCGATGCGCACGGGCGCGAGAACCGCCTGGATCGTGGAACCGTCGATCTCCATCGTGACGACCTCGACGTCGTGCCCCACGCCCATGCTGTTGGTCCGCGCCGGCGTCGCCAGCAGCTCCACGATGCGGTCGACGGCGGCGGGAGCCAGCCCGGCACGACTGCTCGGGGGCGACGCCTCGGTCAACAGCTCGGCGTTGGTCCCGACGATCAGGACGGTGGTGTCGGACAGCTGTGCCATCGTCTGCGCCAGTGCGGCCAGGCCGCCGCCGCGTGCGAAGACGTCGCCCAGGATGCGGTGCACGCGGATCCCGTACTCCAGCACGTGCGTGTCCTGCGCGAGCACCTTGGTCGCGACCAGCCGACTCGCCTCGCGGAAGGTGACGCGGGAACCGACGGCCAGCAGCGGGACCCCCGTTTCGTCGGCGGCCTGGATCGCGTCGAGGAGATCGTCCTGGTCACGTTCGTCGACGCAGGAGACGACGAGCATGGCGGCGCCGTGCTCGGCGAGCCTGTGGACGATCTCCCCGACGTCCCCAGCGGAGAACTGGCCCAGCGGGAGGTGGACGGCCGCCCCGCTGTACTCGTCCCCCGAGTCGATGGACA
Above is a genomic segment from Aeromicrobium chenweiae containing:
- a CDS encoding GlcG/HbpS family heme-binding protein, which encodes MHKIYRITLDDALPVLAAARRKAEEIGVKQTICVVDESGQVIALHRLPGARLTGVDISIAKAFTAAGHERATHLFNEPPNGPALPGNEAFGISHMLPGKFAIFVGGFPIEHDGQIVGAVGVSGGNGEQDKAVGAAALAAFAEHVAANPPA
- a CDS encoding RidA family protein, producing MPSDQPSSRSVPSTGDLPGPPRAQGAYRTATATDHLVMTAGMTPRVDGVLRHAGRIGDDITLDEGRAAAALAVSNAVSAVAELLGSTDAIGRALRMTVYVNAVDGFTDHSRVADGASQQLVTLLGEERGAVVRSAVGVASLPGGACVEVELTCLR
- a CDS encoding helix-turn-helix domain-containing protein is translated as MSVGVTVERLLDEDLFRNALVGGGSGIDNTVAWCVPFLAPETMSIDSGDEYSGAAVHLPLGQFSAGDVGEIVHRLAEHGAAMLVVSCVDERDQDDLLDAIQAADETGVPLLAVGSRVTFREASRLVATKVLAQDTHVLEYGIRVHRILGDVFARGGGLAALAQTMAQLSDTTVLIVGTNAELLTEASPPSSRAGLAPAAVDRIVELLATPARTNSMGVGHDVEVVTMEIDGSTIQAVLAPVRIAGAPYGLLILVEPGHPVPQHDLAQHRVMIEQGVSLTGSELLRMQSVREAEERARNDFVHTLLHGRFTDQLELVARAEHYRLPVDGRFAVFIVTTPAFNPQDAFAHRIGREAERAVQSVASDDLCTLTAIIGSMVVVVRQMRGRRGPDRDPGRVNEELMTFGTQLHRAMRQRLWDDVRVSYGRPFNGAMGVAMSYREARTADGLARRVNAAEVCSYADLRVFAAIEEAATSAAGQSFAAEMLTPLKRMDGQSGNLEELVLAYIEESGNLNATARRLHLHRNTMLYKLERASRALQMDVRTTEAQFMVWLAHHITALNDVVGALDEELSPPS